One genomic window of Equus caballus isolate H_3958 breed thoroughbred chromosome 6, TB-T2T, whole genome shotgun sequence includes the following:
- the SLC6A13 gene encoding sodium- and chloride-dependent GABA transporter 2 isoform X5 codes for MDSRVSGTTSNGETKPVYPVVEKAEDGNLERGQWNNKMEFVLSVAGEIIGLGNVWRFPYLCYKNGGGNQVFPSVPELWMCGLHARGLEGAFFIPYLIFLFTCGIPVFLLETALGQYTSQGSITAWRKICPIFEGIGYSSQVIVVLLNTYYIVVLAWALFYLFNSFAVDLPWGSCRHEWNTEHCVEFKKTNGSLNVTFENSTSPVIEFWERRVLRISDGIHHLGSLNWELALCLLLAWVICYFCVWKGVKSAGKVVYFTATFPYLMLMVLLIRGVTLPGAAQGIRFYLYPDPTRLVDPQFVCVESLVTALVDLNPEMFRKKNRREFLILGVSVFSFLVGLVMLTEGGMYVFQVFDYYAASGMSLLFVAIFESICVAWVYGAGRFYDNLEDMIGYRPWPLIKYCWVFLTPAVCTKDKLRSRAVRQFDQHHNATFLFSLIKYTPLTYNKKYTYPWWGHALGWLLALSSMVCIPTWIVYKLSTSKGPLRERIRQLVCPAQDVPKQNRAEPSSPTTPRTSRFRLTELESHC; via the exons ATGGATAGCAGGGTCTCAGGCACAACCAGTAATGGAGAGACAAAACCAGTGTACCCAGTTGTGGAAAAGGCGGAGGATGGCAACCTGGAACGGGGGCAGTGGAACAACAAGATGGAGTTTGTGCTGTCAGTGGCCGGGGAGATCATTGGCCTAGGCAACGTCTGGAGGTTTCCCTATCTCTGCTACAAAAATGGGGGAG gTAATCAAGTGTTTCCCTCAGTGCCTGAATTATGGATGTGTGGACTACATGCCAGAGGTTTGGAAG GTGCCTTTTTCATCCCCTACCTCATCTTCCTCTTTACCTGTGGCATTCCTGTCTTCCTCTTGGAGACAGCACTGGGCCAGTATACTAGCCAGGGAAGCATCACAGCCTGGAGAAAGATCTGCCCCATCTTTGAGG GCATCGGCTACTCCTCCCAGGTGATCGTCGTCCTCCTCAACACCTACTACATCGTCGTTCTGGCCTGGGCCCTCTTCTACCTCTTCAACAGCTTTGCCGTGGACCTGCCCTGGGGAAGCTGCCGCCACGAGTGGAACACGG AACACTGTGTGGAGTTCAAGAAGACCAATGGCTCCCTGAATGTGACCTTTGAGAATTCCACCTCTCCTGTCATCGAGTTCTGGGA GAGGCGGGTCCTGAGGATCTCTGATGGCATCCACCACCTGGGGTCCCTGAACTGGGAGCTGGCCTTGTGCCTCCTGCTTGCCTGGGTCATCTGCTACTTCTGCGTCTGGAAGGGGGTCAAGTCCGCGGGCAAG GTGGTGTACTTCACAGCCACATTCCCTTACCTCATGCTGATGGTCCTGTTAATTCGAGGGGTgacactgcctggggcagcccAAGGGATTCGGTTTTACCTGTACCCAGACCCCACACGTCTGGTGGATCCCCAG TTTGTGTGCGTAGAAAGCCTGGTGACGGCGCTGGTGGACCTGAACCCCGAGATGTTCCGCAAGAAGAACCGGAGGGAGTTCCTCATCCTTGgagtgtctgtcttctccttccttgTTGGGCTGGTCATGCTCACAGAG GGCGGTATGTACGTGTTTCAGGTCTTTGACTACTATGCAGCCAGCGGCATGTCCCTCCTGTTCGTGGCCATCTTTGAGTCCATCTGTGTGGCTTGGGTCTATG GAGCTGGGCGCTTCTATGACAACCTTGAAGACATGATTGGGTACAGGCCATGGCCTCTAATCAAATATTGTTGGGTCTTCCTCACACCAGCTGTGTGCACA AAGGATAAACTGAGGTCCAGAGCTGTCAGACAGTTTGACCAGCATCACAAT GccaccttcctcttctccttgatCAAGTACACCCCACTGACCTACAACAAGAAGTACACCTACCCGTGGTGGGGCCATGCCCTGGGCTGGCTCCTGGCTCTGTCCTCCATGGTCTGCATTCCCACCTGGATCGTCTACAAGCTCAGCACCTCCAAGGGCCCCTTGAGAGAG AGAATTCGCCAGCTTGTGTGCCCAGCTCAAGACGTGCCCAAACAGAACCGAGCAGAACCCTCTTCCCCTACCACGCCCAGGACATCACGGTTCAGACTCACAGAGCTAGAGTCTCACTGCTAG
- the SLC6A13 gene encoding sodium- and chloride-dependent GABA transporter 2 isoform X6 — MDSRVSGTTSNGETKPVYPVVEKAEDGNLERGQWNNKMEFVLSVAGEIIGLGNVWRFPYLCYKNGGGAFFIPYLIFLFTCGIPVFLLETALGQYTSQGSITAWRKICPIFEGIGYSSQVIVVLLNTYYIVVLAWALFYLFNSFAVDLPWGSCRHEWNTEHCVEFKKTNGSLNVTFENSTSPVIEFWERRVLRISDGIHHLGSLNWELALCLLLAWVICYFCVWKGVKSAGKVVYFTATFPYLMLMVLLIRGVTLPGAAQGIRFYLYPDPTRLVDPQFVCVESLVTALVDLNPEMFRKKNRREFLILGVSVFSFLVGLVMLTEGGMYVFQVFDYYAASGMSLLFVAIFESICVAWVYGAGRFYDNLEDMIGYRPWPLIKYCWVFLTPAVCTKDKLRSRAVRQFDQHHNATFLFSLIKYTPLTYNKKYTYPWWGHALGWLLALSSMVCIPTWIVYKLSTSKGPLRERIRQLVCPAQDVPKQNRAEPSSPTTPRTSRFRLTELESHC, encoded by the exons ATGGATAGCAGGGTCTCAGGCACAACCAGTAATGGAGAGACAAAACCAGTGTACCCAGTTGTGGAAAAGGCGGAGGATGGCAACCTGGAACGGGGGCAGTGGAACAACAAGATGGAGTTTGTGCTGTCAGTGGCCGGGGAGATCATTGGCCTAGGCAACGTCTGGAGGTTTCCCTATCTCTGCTACAAAAATGGGGGAG GTGCCTTTTTCATCCCCTACCTCATCTTCCTCTTTACCTGTGGCATTCCTGTCTTCCTCTTGGAGACAGCACTGGGCCAGTATACTAGCCAGGGAAGCATCACAGCCTGGAGAAAGATCTGCCCCATCTTTGAGG GCATCGGCTACTCCTCCCAGGTGATCGTCGTCCTCCTCAACACCTACTACATCGTCGTTCTGGCCTGGGCCCTCTTCTACCTCTTCAACAGCTTTGCCGTGGACCTGCCCTGGGGAAGCTGCCGCCACGAGTGGAACACGG AACACTGTGTGGAGTTCAAGAAGACCAATGGCTCCCTGAATGTGACCTTTGAGAATTCCACCTCTCCTGTCATCGAGTTCTGGGA GAGGCGGGTCCTGAGGATCTCTGATGGCATCCACCACCTGGGGTCCCTGAACTGGGAGCTGGCCTTGTGCCTCCTGCTTGCCTGGGTCATCTGCTACTTCTGCGTCTGGAAGGGGGTCAAGTCCGCGGGCAAG GTGGTGTACTTCACAGCCACATTCCCTTACCTCATGCTGATGGTCCTGTTAATTCGAGGGGTgacactgcctggggcagcccAAGGGATTCGGTTTTACCTGTACCCAGACCCCACACGTCTGGTGGATCCCCAG TTTGTGTGCGTAGAAAGCCTGGTGACGGCGCTGGTGGACCTGAACCCCGAGATGTTCCGCAAGAAGAACCGGAGGGAGTTCCTCATCCTTGgagtgtctgtcttctccttccttgTTGGGCTGGTCATGCTCACAGAG GGCGGTATGTACGTGTTTCAGGTCTTTGACTACTATGCAGCCAGCGGCATGTCCCTCCTGTTCGTGGCCATCTTTGAGTCCATCTGTGTGGCTTGGGTCTATG GAGCTGGGCGCTTCTATGACAACCTTGAAGACATGATTGGGTACAGGCCATGGCCTCTAATCAAATATTGTTGGGTCTTCCTCACACCAGCTGTGTGCACA AAGGATAAACTGAGGTCCAGAGCTGTCAGACAGTTTGACCAGCATCACAAT GccaccttcctcttctccttgatCAAGTACACCCCACTGACCTACAACAAGAAGTACACCTACCCGTGGTGGGGCCATGCCCTGGGCTGGCTCCTGGCTCTGTCCTCCATGGTCTGCATTCCCACCTGGATCGTCTACAAGCTCAGCACCTCCAAGGGCCCCTTGAGAGAG AGAATTCGCCAGCTTGTGTGCCCAGCTCAAGACGTGCCCAAACAGAACCGAGCAGAACCCTCTTCCCCTACCACGCCCAGGACATCACGGTTCAGACTCACAGAGCTAGAGTCTCACTGCTAG
- the SLC6A13 gene encoding sodium- and chloride-dependent GABA transporter 2 isoform X1, whose protein sequence is MDSRVSGTTSNGETKPVYPVVEKAEDGNLERGQWNNKMEFVLSVAGEIIGLGNVWRFPYLCYKNGGGNQVFPSVPELWMCGLHARGLEGAFFIPYLIFLFTCGIPVFLLETALGQYTSQGSITAWRKICPIFEGIGYSSQVIVVLLNTYYIVVLAWALFYLFNSFAVDLPWGSCRHEWNTEHCVEFKKTNGSLNVTFENSTSPVIEFWERRVLRISDGIHHLGSLNWELALCLLLAWVICYFCVWKGVKSAGKVVYFTATFPYLMLMVLLIRGVTLPGAAQGIRFYLYPDPTRLVDPQVWMDAGTQIFFSFAICLGCLTALGSYNKYHNNCYRDCIALCFLNSGTSFVAGFAIFSILGFMSQEQGLPISEVAESGPGLAFIAYPRAVVMLPFSPLWAFCFFFMIVLLGLDSQFVCVESLVTALVDLNPEMFRKKNRREFLILGVSVFSFLVGLVMLTEGGMYVFQVFDYYAASGMSLLFVAIFESICVAWVYGAGRFYDNLEDMIGYRPWPLIKYCWVFLTPAVCTKDKLRSRAVRQFDQHHNATFLFSLIKYTPLTYNKKYTYPWWGHALGWLLALSSMVCIPTWIVYKLSTSKGPLRERIRQLVCPAQDVPKQNRAEPSSPTTPRTSRFRLTELESHC, encoded by the exons ATGGATAGCAGGGTCTCAGGCACAACCAGTAATGGAGAGACAAAACCAGTGTACCCAGTTGTGGAAAAGGCGGAGGATGGCAACCTGGAACGGGGGCAGTGGAACAACAAGATGGAGTTTGTGCTGTCAGTGGCCGGGGAGATCATTGGCCTAGGCAACGTCTGGAGGTTTCCCTATCTCTGCTACAAAAATGGGGGAG gTAATCAAGTGTTTCCCTCAGTGCCTGAATTATGGATGTGTGGACTACATGCCAGAGGTTTGGAAG GTGCCTTTTTCATCCCCTACCTCATCTTCCTCTTTACCTGTGGCATTCCTGTCTTCCTCTTGGAGACAGCACTGGGCCAGTATACTAGCCAGGGAAGCATCACAGCCTGGAGAAAGATCTGCCCCATCTTTGAGG GCATCGGCTACTCCTCCCAGGTGATCGTCGTCCTCCTCAACACCTACTACATCGTCGTTCTGGCCTGGGCCCTCTTCTACCTCTTCAACAGCTTTGCCGTGGACCTGCCCTGGGGAAGCTGCCGCCACGAGTGGAACACGG AACACTGTGTGGAGTTCAAGAAGACCAATGGCTCCCTGAATGTGACCTTTGAGAATTCCACCTCTCCTGTCATCGAGTTCTGGGA GAGGCGGGTCCTGAGGATCTCTGATGGCATCCACCACCTGGGGTCCCTGAACTGGGAGCTGGCCTTGTGCCTCCTGCTTGCCTGGGTCATCTGCTACTTCTGCGTCTGGAAGGGGGTCAAGTCCGCGGGCAAG GTGGTGTACTTCACAGCCACATTCCCTTACCTCATGCTGATGGTCCTGTTAATTCGAGGGGTgacactgcctggggcagcccAAGGGATTCGGTTTTACCTGTACCCAGACCCCACACGTCTGGTGGATCCCCAG GTGTGGATGGACGCGGGCACCCAGATCTTCTTCTCCTTCGCCATCTGTCTAGGGTGCCTGACAGCCCTGGGCAGCTACAACAAGTACCACAACAACTGCTACAG GGACTGCATAGCCCTCTGCTTCCTCAACAGTGGCACCAGCTTTGTGGCTGGGTTTGCCATCTTCTCCATCCTGGGCTTCATGTCTCAGGAGCAGGGGCTGCCGATCTCTGAGGTGGCTGAGTCGG GCCCTGGCCTGGCTTTCATCGCTTACCCTCGGGCTGTGGTGATGCTGCCCTTCTCTCCTTTGTGGGCCTTCTGCTTCTTCTTCATGATTGTCCTCCTGGGACTGGATAGCCAG TTTGTGTGCGTAGAAAGCCTGGTGACGGCGCTGGTGGACCTGAACCCCGAGATGTTCCGCAAGAAGAACCGGAGGGAGTTCCTCATCCTTGgagtgtctgtcttctccttccttgTTGGGCTGGTCATGCTCACAGAG GGCGGTATGTACGTGTTTCAGGTCTTTGACTACTATGCAGCCAGCGGCATGTCCCTCCTGTTCGTGGCCATCTTTGAGTCCATCTGTGTGGCTTGGGTCTATG GAGCTGGGCGCTTCTATGACAACCTTGAAGACATGATTGGGTACAGGCCATGGCCTCTAATCAAATATTGTTGGGTCTTCCTCACACCAGCTGTGTGCACA AAGGATAAACTGAGGTCCAGAGCTGTCAGACAGTTTGACCAGCATCACAAT GccaccttcctcttctccttgatCAAGTACACCCCACTGACCTACAACAAGAAGTACACCTACCCGTGGTGGGGCCATGCCCTGGGCTGGCTCCTGGCTCTGTCCTCCATGGTCTGCATTCCCACCTGGATCGTCTACAAGCTCAGCACCTCCAAGGGCCCCTTGAGAGAG AGAATTCGCCAGCTTGTGTGCCCAGCTCAAGACGTGCCCAAACAGAACCGAGCAGAACCCTCTTCCCCTACCACGCCCAGGACATCACGGTTCAGACTCACAGAGCTAGAGTCTCACTGCTAG
- the SLC6A13 gene encoding sodium- and chloride-dependent GABA transporter 2 isoform X2, with product MDSRVSGTTSNGETKPVYPVVEKAEDGNLERGQWNNKMEFVLSVAGEIIGLGNVWRFPYLCYKNGGGNQVFPSVPELWMCGLHARGLEGAFFIPYLIFLFTCGIPVFLLETALGQYTSQGSITAWRKICPIFEGIGYSSQVIVVLLNTYYIVVLAWALFYLFNSFAVDLPWGSCRHEWNTEHCVEFKKTNGSLNVTFENSTSPVIEFWERRVLRISDGIHHLGSLNWELALCLLLAWVICYFCVWKGVKSAGKVVYFTATFPYLMLMVLLIRGVTLPGAAQGIRFYLYPDPTRLVDPQVWMDAGTQIFFSFAICLGCLTALGSYNKYHNNCYRDCIALCFLNSGTSFVAGFAIFSILGFMSQEQGLPISEVAESGPGLAFIAYPRAVVMLPFSPLWAFCFFFMIVLLGLDSQFVCVESLVTALVDLNPEMFRKKNRREFLILGVSVFSFLVGLVMLTEGGMYVFQVFDYYAASGMSLLFVAIFESICVAWVYGAGRFYDNLEDMIGYRPWPLIKYCWVFLTPAVCTATFLFSLIKYTPLTYNKKYTYPWWGHALGWLLALSSMVCIPTWIVYKLSTSKGPLRERIRQLVCPAQDVPKQNRAEPSSPTTPRTSRFRLTELESHC from the exons ATGGATAGCAGGGTCTCAGGCACAACCAGTAATGGAGAGACAAAACCAGTGTACCCAGTTGTGGAAAAGGCGGAGGATGGCAACCTGGAACGGGGGCAGTGGAACAACAAGATGGAGTTTGTGCTGTCAGTGGCCGGGGAGATCATTGGCCTAGGCAACGTCTGGAGGTTTCCCTATCTCTGCTACAAAAATGGGGGAG gTAATCAAGTGTTTCCCTCAGTGCCTGAATTATGGATGTGTGGACTACATGCCAGAGGTTTGGAAG GTGCCTTTTTCATCCCCTACCTCATCTTCCTCTTTACCTGTGGCATTCCTGTCTTCCTCTTGGAGACAGCACTGGGCCAGTATACTAGCCAGGGAAGCATCACAGCCTGGAGAAAGATCTGCCCCATCTTTGAGG GCATCGGCTACTCCTCCCAGGTGATCGTCGTCCTCCTCAACACCTACTACATCGTCGTTCTGGCCTGGGCCCTCTTCTACCTCTTCAACAGCTTTGCCGTGGACCTGCCCTGGGGAAGCTGCCGCCACGAGTGGAACACGG AACACTGTGTGGAGTTCAAGAAGACCAATGGCTCCCTGAATGTGACCTTTGAGAATTCCACCTCTCCTGTCATCGAGTTCTGGGA GAGGCGGGTCCTGAGGATCTCTGATGGCATCCACCACCTGGGGTCCCTGAACTGGGAGCTGGCCTTGTGCCTCCTGCTTGCCTGGGTCATCTGCTACTTCTGCGTCTGGAAGGGGGTCAAGTCCGCGGGCAAG GTGGTGTACTTCACAGCCACATTCCCTTACCTCATGCTGATGGTCCTGTTAATTCGAGGGGTgacactgcctggggcagcccAAGGGATTCGGTTTTACCTGTACCCAGACCCCACACGTCTGGTGGATCCCCAG GTGTGGATGGACGCGGGCACCCAGATCTTCTTCTCCTTCGCCATCTGTCTAGGGTGCCTGACAGCCCTGGGCAGCTACAACAAGTACCACAACAACTGCTACAG GGACTGCATAGCCCTCTGCTTCCTCAACAGTGGCACCAGCTTTGTGGCTGGGTTTGCCATCTTCTCCATCCTGGGCTTCATGTCTCAGGAGCAGGGGCTGCCGATCTCTGAGGTGGCTGAGTCGG GCCCTGGCCTGGCTTTCATCGCTTACCCTCGGGCTGTGGTGATGCTGCCCTTCTCTCCTTTGTGGGCCTTCTGCTTCTTCTTCATGATTGTCCTCCTGGGACTGGATAGCCAG TTTGTGTGCGTAGAAAGCCTGGTGACGGCGCTGGTGGACCTGAACCCCGAGATGTTCCGCAAGAAGAACCGGAGGGAGTTCCTCATCCTTGgagtgtctgtcttctccttccttgTTGGGCTGGTCATGCTCACAGAG GGCGGTATGTACGTGTTTCAGGTCTTTGACTACTATGCAGCCAGCGGCATGTCCCTCCTGTTCGTGGCCATCTTTGAGTCCATCTGTGTGGCTTGGGTCTATG GAGCTGGGCGCTTCTATGACAACCTTGAAGACATGATTGGGTACAGGCCATGGCCTCTAATCAAATATTGTTGGGTCTTCCTCACACCAGCTGTGTGCACA GccaccttcctcttctccttgatCAAGTACACCCCACTGACCTACAACAAGAAGTACACCTACCCGTGGTGGGGCCATGCCCTGGGCTGGCTCCTGGCTCTGTCCTCCATGGTCTGCATTCCCACCTGGATCGTCTACAAGCTCAGCACCTCCAAGGGCCCCTTGAGAGAG AGAATTCGCCAGCTTGTGTGCCCAGCTCAAGACGTGCCCAAACAGAACCGAGCAGAACCCTCTTCCCCTACCACGCCCAGGACATCACGGTTCAGACTCACAGAGCTAGAGTCTCACTGCTAG
- the SLC6A13 gene encoding sodium- and chloride-dependent GABA transporter 2 isoform X3, with protein MDSRVSGTTSNGETKPVYPVVEKAEDGNLERGQWNNKMEFVLSVAGEIIGLGNVWRFPYLCYKNGGGAFFIPYLIFLFTCGIPVFLLETALGQYTSQGSITAWRKICPIFEGIGYSSQVIVVLLNTYYIVVLAWALFYLFNSFAVDLPWGSCRHEWNTEHCVEFKKTNGSLNVTFENSTSPVIEFWERRVLRISDGIHHLGSLNWELALCLLLAWVICYFCVWKGVKSAGKVVYFTATFPYLMLMVLLIRGVTLPGAAQGIRFYLYPDPTRLVDPQVWMDAGTQIFFSFAICLGCLTALGSYNKYHNNCYRDCIALCFLNSGTSFVAGFAIFSILGFMSQEQGLPISEVAESGPGLAFIAYPRAVVMLPFSPLWAFCFFFMIVLLGLDSQFVCVESLVTALVDLNPEMFRKKNRREFLILGVSVFSFLVGLVMLTEGGMYVFQVFDYYAASGMSLLFVAIFESICVAWVYGAGRFYDNLEDMIGYRPWPLIKYCWVFLTPAVCTKDKLRSRAVRQFDQHHNATFLFSLIKYTPLTYNKKYTYPWWGHALGWLLALSSMVCIPTWIVYKLSTSKGPLRERIRQLVCPAQDVPKQNRAEPSSPTTPRTSRFRLTELESHC; from the exons ATGGATAGCAGGGTCTCAGGCACAACCAGTAATGGAGAGACAAAACCAGTGTACCCAGTTGTGGAAAAGGCGGAGGATGGCAACCTGGAACGGGGGCAGTGGAACAACAAGATGGAGTTTGTGCTGTCAGTGGCCGGGGAGATCATTGGCCTAGGCAACGTCTGGAGGTTTCCCTATCTCTGCTACAAAAATGGGGGAG GTGCCTTTTTCATCCCCTACCTCATCTTCCTCTTTACCTGTGGCATTCCTGTCTTCCTCTTGGAGACAGCACTGGGCCAGTATACTAGCCAGGGAAGCATCACAGCCTGGAGAAAGATCTGCCCCATCTTTGAGG GCATCGGCTACTCCTCCCAGGTGATCGTCGTCCTCCTCAACACCTACTACATCGTCGTTCTGGCCTGGGCCCTCTTCTACCTCTTCAACAGCTTTGCCGTGGACCTGCCCTGGGGAAGCTGCCGCCACGAGTGGAACACGG AACACTGTGTGGAGTTCAAGAAGACCAATGGCTCCCTGAATGTGACCTTTGAGAATTCCACCTCTCCTGTCATCGAGTTCTGGGA GAGGCGGGTCCTGAGGATCTCTGATGGCATCCACCACCTGGGGTCCCTGAACTGGGAGCTGGCCTTGTGCCTCCTGCTTGCCTGGGTCATCTGCTACTTCTGCGTCTGGAAGGGGGTCAAGTCCGCGGGCAAG GTGGTGTACTTCACAGCCACATTCCCTTACCTCATGCTGATGGTCCTGTTAATTCGAGGGGTgacactgcctggggcagcccAAGGGATTCGGTTTTACCTGTACCCAGACCCCACACGTCTGGTGGATCCCCAG GTGTGGATGGACGCGGGCACCCAGATCTTCTTCTCCTTCGCCATCTGTCTAGGGTGCCTGACAGCCCTGGGCAGCTACAACAAGTACCACAACAACTGCTACAG GGACTGCATAGCCCTCTGCTTCCTCAACAGTGGCACCAGCTTTGTGGCTGGGTTTGCCATCTTCTCCATCCTGGGCTTCATGTCTCAGGAGCAGGGGCTGCCGATCTCTGAGGTGGCTGAGTCGG GCCCTGGCCTGGCTTTCATCGCTTACCCTCGGGCTGTGGTGATGCTGCCCTTCTCTCCTTTGTGGGCCTTCTGCTTCTTCTTCATGATTGTCCTCCTGGGACTGGATAGCCAG TTTGTGTGCGTAGAAAGCCTGGTGACGGCGCTGGTGGACCTGAACCCCGAGATGTTCCGCAAGAAGAACCGGAGGGAGTTCCTCATCCTTGgagtgtctgtcttctccttccttgTTGGGCTGGTCATGCTCACAGAG GGCGGTATGTACGTGTTTCAGGTCTTTGACTACTATGCAGCCAGCGGCATGTCCCTCCTGTTCGTGGCCATCTTTGAGTCCATCTGTGTGGCTTGGGTCTATG GAGCTGGGCGCTTCTATGACAACCTTGAAGACATGATTGGGTACAGGCCATGGCCTCTAATCAAATATTGTTGGGTCTTCCTCACACCAGCTGTGTGCACA AAGGATAAACTGAGGTCCAGAGCTGTCAGACAGTTTGACCAGCATCACAAT GccaccttcctcttctccttgatCAAGTACACCCCACTGACCTACAACAAGAAGTACACCTACCCGTGGTGGGGCCATGCCCTGGGCTGGCTCCTGGCTCTGTCCTCCATGGTCTGCATTCCCACCTGGATCGTCTACAAGCTCAGCACCTCCAAGGGCCCCTTGAGAGAG AGAATTCGCCAGCTTGTGTGCCCAGCTCAAGACGTGCCCAAACAGAACCGAGCAGAACCCTCTTCCCCTACCACGCCCAGGACATCACGGTTCAGACTCACAGAGCTAGAGTCTCACTGCTAG
- the SLC6A13 gene encoding sodium- and chloride-dependent GABA transporter 2 isoform X4 yields the protein MDSRVSGTTSNGETKPVYPVVEKAEDGNLERGQWNNKMEFVLSVAGEIIGLGNVWRFPYLCYKNGGGAFFIPYLIFLFTCGIPVFLLETALGQYTSQGSITAWRKICPIFEGIGYSSQVIVVLLNTYYIVVLAWALFYLFNSFAVDLPWGSCRHEWNTEHCVEFKKTNGSLNVTFENSTSPVIEFWERRVLRISDGIHHLGSLNWELALCLLLAWVICYFCVWKGVKSAGKVVYFTATFPYLMLMVLLIRGVTLPGAAQGIRFYLYPDPTRLVDPQVWMDAGTQIFFSFAICLGCLTALGSYNKYHNNCYRDCIALCFLNSGTSFVAGFAIFSILGFMSQEQGLPISEVAESGPGLAFIAYPRAVVMLPFSPLWAFCFFFMIVLLGLDSQFVCVESLVTALVDLNPEMFRKKNRREFLILGVSVFSFLVGLVMLTEGGMYVFQVFDYYAASGMSLLFVAIFESICVAWVYGAGRFYDNLEDMIGYRPWPLIKYCWVFLTPAVCTATFLFSLIKYTPLTYNKKYTYPWWGHALGWLLALSSMVCIPTWIVYKLSTSKGPLRERIRQLVCPAQDVPKQNRAEPSSPTTPRTSRFRLTELESHC from the exons ATGGATAGCAGGGTCTCAGGCACAACCAGTAATGGAGAGACAAAACCAGTGTACCCAGTTGTGGAAAAGGCGGAGGATGGCAACCTGGAACGGGGGCAGTGGAACAACAAGATGGAGTTTGTGCTGTCAGTGGCCGGGGAGATCATTGGCCTAGGCAACGTCTGGAGGTTTCCCTATCTCTGCTACAAAAATGGGGGAG GTGCCTTTTTCATCCCCTACCTCATCTTCCTCTTTACCTGTGGCATTCCTGTCTTCCTCTTGGAGACAGCACTGGGCCAGTATACTAGCCAGGGAAGCATCACAGCCTGGAGAAAGATCTGCCCCATCTTTGAGG GCATCGGCTACTCCTCCCAGGTGATCGTCGTCCTCCTCAACACCTACTACATCGTCGTTCTGGCCTGGGCCCTCTTCTACCTCTTCAACAGCTTTGCCGTGGACCTGCCCTGGGGAAGCTGCCGCCACGAGTGGAACACGG AACACTGTGTGGAGTTCAAGAAGACCAATGGCTCCCTGAATGTGACCTTTGAGAATTCCACCTCTCCTGTCATCGAGTTCTGGGA GAGGCGGGTCCTGAGGATCTCTGATGGCATCCACCACCTGGGGTCCCTGAACTGGGAGCTGGCCTTGTGCCTCCTGCTTGCCTGGGTCATCTGCTACTTCTGCGTCTGGAAGGGGGTCAAGTCCGCGGGCAAG GTGGTGTACTTCACAGCCACATTCCCTTACCTCATGCTGATGGTCCTGTTAATTCGAGGGGTgacactgcctggggcagcccAAGGGATTCGGTTTTACCTGTACCCAGACCCCACACGTCTGGTGGATCCCCAG GTGTGGATGGACGCGGGCACCCAGATCTTCTTCTCCTTCGCCATCTGTCTAGGGTGCCTGACAGCCCTGGGCAGCTACAACAAGTACCACAACAACTGCTACAG GGACTGCATAGCCCTCTGCTTCCTCAACAGTGGCACCAGCTTTGTGGCTGGGTTTGCCATCTTCTCCATCCTGGGCTTCATGTCTCAGGAGCAGGGGCTGCCGATCTCTGAGGTGGCTGAGTCGG GCCCTGGCCTGGCTTTCATCGCTTACCCTCGGGCTGTGGTGATGCTGCCCTTCTCTCCTTTGTGGGCCTTCTGCTTCTTCTTCATGATTGTCCTCCTGGGACTGGATAGCCAG TTTGTGTGCGTAGAAAGCCTGGTGACGGCGCTGGTGGACCTGAACCCCGAGATGTTCCGCAAGAAGAACCGGAGGGAGTTCCTCATCCTTGgagtgtctgtcttctccttccttgTTGGGCTGGTCATGCTCACAGAG GGCGGTATGTACGTGTTTCAGGTCTTTGACTACTATGCAGCCAGCGGCATGTCCCTCCTGTTCGTGGCCATCTTTGAGTCCATCTGTGTGGCTTGGGTCTATG GAGCTGGGCGCTTCTATGACAACCTTGAAGACATGATTGGGTACAGGCCATGGCCTCTAATCAAATATTGTTGGGTCTTCCTCACACCAGCTGTGTGCACA GccaccttcctcttctccttgatCAAGTACACCCCACTGACCTACAACAAGAAGTACACCTACCCGTGGTGGGGCCATGCCCTGGGCTGGCTCCTGGCTCTGTCCTCCATGGTCTGCATTCCCACCTGGATCGTCTACAAGCTCAGCACCTCCAAGGGCCCCTTGAGAGAG AGAATTCGCCAGCTTGTGTGCCCAGCTCAAGACGTGCCCAAACAGAACCGAGCAGAACCCTCTTCCCCTACCACGCCCAGGACATCACGGTTCAGACTCACAGAGCTAGAGTCTCACTGCTAG